Proteins encoded together in one Nitrospirota bacterium window:
- a CDS encoding ComF family protein, whose translation MRRSHFSSVIVSGLVNFIFPSACPSCSKTTDSLAHAPFCRQCWQSIGHYTGPSCRTCGVHLVSVHADRCQHCLEEPPAFTKALSFTHYEGLIASAIHHFKFLGIRRLSRPLSEFLLFHDTEGIDALIPVPLSPKGLKSRGFNQALLLSRHLSRERKIPLLMDVLKKVAETPPQVGLSAKERTANVKKAFACTGRVTGMNLLLIDDVMTTGATVNACSKQLLKAGAKSVSVLTLARAGIR comes from the coding sequence ATGCGGCGCTCCCATTTCTCTTCAGTCATAGTTTCCGGTCTCGTTAATTTCATATTCCCCTCTGCATGTCCGTCGTGCAGCAAAACCACAGACAGTCTTGCGCATGCACCGTTCTGCAGGCAATGCTGGCAGAGCATAGGGCACTATACCGGTCCGTCATGCAGGACCTGCGGCGTACACCTTGTTTCAGTCCATGCAGACCGGTGCCAACATTGCCTCGAAGAGCCTCCGGCCTTCACAAAGGCCCTCTCTTTCACCCACTATGAAGGTCTCATTGCCTCGGCAATTCATCACTTCAAGTTTCTCGGGATCCGAAGGCTTTCAAGGCCGCTCTCCGAGTTTCTTCTTTTTCATGATACTGAAGGCATCGATGCTCTCATTCCGGTACCGCTCAGTCCGAAAGGCCTGAAAAGCAGAGGCTTCAATCAGGCTCTTCTGCTTTCCCGCCATCTATCCAGGGAGAGGAAGATACCGCTACTCATGGATGTTTTGAAAAAGGTTGCGGAGACGCCTCCTCAGGTTGGTCTCTCTGCAAAAGAGCGTACAGCCAATGTGAAGAAGGCATTTGCCTGCACAGGCAGGGTCACCGGAATGAACCTGCTGCTGATCGACGATGTCATGACCACCGGCGCCACGGTCAACGCCTGCTCGAAGCAGCTTCTCAAGGCTGGTGCAAAGAGCGTTTCCGTGCTGACCCTTGCCAGGGCAGGGATACGATAG
- a CDS encoding phosphoglycerate dehydrogenase produces MKVLVSDNISAKGVEILKKAGLAVDVKTGMKPEELKACIGEYSGLVIRSATKVTAEIIEAATSLKVIGRAGSGLDNVDKAAASKKGIVVMNTPGGNTVTTAEHTVAMLFSVARMIPQATASMKAGKWEKKKFMGVELFNKTLGIVGLGAIGGQVAKKAQGLEMNIIAYDPFLSEEKAQEMGIRKGSLDDIFAESDFITIHSPMTPETKGLINAATIAKMKNGVRIINCARGGIVNEQDLYEAMKSGKVAAAALDVFEKEPPENNPLLTLDNLICTPHLGASTEEAQENVALAVAEQIADYLVHGTIRHAVNFPSIPSDQVPRLQPYINLAEKLGSFSCQIFEGGTTEIIVEYSGDAATVNTAPVTIAALKGYLAPILLETVNFVNAPFIAKERGIEVKEIKSSDAGDFFSKITLRIKAKNRESYVSGTLYSKKDPRVIEIDNFKVEIVPEGELLLMYNNDKPGVIGNIGNMLGKNNINIARMHFGRESAGGTAISVVSLDAKPGPEVIDQLKALPNILSIKQISL; encoded by the coding sequence ATGAAAGTGCTCGTCAGCGACAACATATCTGCAAAAGGCGTAGAAATACTCAAGAAGGCAGGGCTCGCGGTTGATGTCAAAACCGGCATGAAACCTGAGGAACTGAAGGCATGCATCGGTGAGTACAGCGGCCTGGTCATCCGTTCAGCAACCAAGGTTACTGCCGAGATCATCGAGGCTGCAACGAGCCTCAAGGTTATCGGCAGGGCAGGCTCGGGCCTTGACAACGTCGATAAGGCAGCCGCGTCCAAGAAGGGCATTGTCGTCATGAATACCCCCGGCGGTAACACGGTTACCACTGCTGAACATACTGTTGCGATGCTCTTTTCTGTGGCCCGCATGATCCCCCAGGCAACCGCCTCCATGAAGGCAGGCAAATGGGAAAAGAAGAAGTTCATGGGTGTCGAGCTTTTCAACAAGACCCTTGGCATTGTCGGCCTCGGCGCGATCGGCGGTCAGGTGGCAAAGAAGGCGCAGGGGCTCGAGATGAACATTATTGCCTATGATCCCTTTCTGAGCGAGGAAAAGGCGCAGGAGATGGGCATCAGGAAAGGCTCTCTTGATGATATCTTCGCGGAATCGGATTTTATTACGATCCATTCGCCCATGACGCCTGAGACCAAGGGCCTTATCAATGCGGCCACCATTGCCAAGATGAAGAATGGCGTGAGGATCATCAACTGCGCACGCGGCGGAATTGTCAATGAGCAGGATCTCTATGAAGCGATGAAAAGCGGAAAGGTTGCAGCAGCCGCACTTGATGTCTTTGAAAAAGAGCCGCCTGAAAACAACCCCCTGCTCACCCTTGACAATCTCATCTGCACGCCGCATCTGGGCGCTTCAACTGAAGAGGCGCAGGAAAACGTTGCGCTTGCCGTTGCAGAACAGATCGCCGATTATCTTGTCCATGGCACGATCAGACATGCGGTCAACTTCCCTTCGATCCCGAGCGATCAGGTGCCGAGACTTCAGCCGTATATCAACCTCGCAGAGAAGCTCGGCAGTTTCTCGTGCCAGATATTCGAAGGCGGCACGACCGAGATCATTGTTGAGTACAGCGGCGATGCCGCCACGGTCAATACTGCTCCGGTCACCATTGCTGCACTCAAGGGATATCTCGCTCCTATCCTGCTTGAGACCGTGAATTTCGTCAATGCTCCCTTTATTGCAAAAGAGCGCGGCATTGAAGTTAAGGAGATCAAGAGCAGCGATGCCGGCGACTTCTTCAGCAAGATCACGCTCAGGATAAAGGCAAAGAACAGGGAAAGTTATGTTTCGGGCACCCTGTACAGCAAAAAGGACCCGCGCGTCATAGAGATCGACAATTTCAAGGTGGAGATCGTTCCCGAAGGTGAACTCCTGCTCATGTATAATAATGACAAACCCGGGGTCATCGGCAATATCGGCAATATGCTCGGCAAGAACAATATCAACATCGCCCGCATGCACTTCGGAAGGGAATCCGCAGGCGGCACGGCAATCTCTGTGGTAAGTCTTGACGCAAAGCCCGGCCCGGAGGTCATTGACCAGCTCAAGGCCTTGCCGAACATCTTATCCATTAAGCAGATCAGTCTCTAA
- a CDS encoding adenylosuccinate synthase, producing MSVVVIVGAQWGDEGKGKIVDYLTRKAEVVARYQGGHNAGHTVVIKDAKYVLHLIPSGILHKNTLCLIGNGVVVEPEALIKEITDLKKRGIKVGSNLLISKNAHLIMPYHIALDQASERAKGKKNIGTTGRGIGPTYVDKMGRSGIRVGDLLTPDAFLEKLKINLVHVNFLLKNLYKAPVFSAEKVFRTYMSYAKILGKHIADTDIVVNNAMAAKKNVLLEGAQGTLLDIDHGTYPFVTSSSAIAGGACTGLGIGPTRINKVLGIVKAYTTRVGSGPFPTELQDKTGELIREKGGEFGSTTGRARRCGWLDTVILKHSCRINGLSGIVLTKLDILDGMDTLKICTAYRYKGKLIREMPKELSVLENCVPVYEKIAGWQESTLGITDFRKLPGNAQAYIKRIEELIGVKAAIVSTGQKRDELILLKEPF from the coding sequence ATGTCAGTTGTCGTGATCGTGGGTGCGCAGTGGGGAGACGAAGGAAAAGGCAAGATCGTCGACTATCTCACCAGAAAAGCCGAAGTGGTTGCCCGGTATCAGGGCGGACATAATGCAGGTCATACGGTCGTCATTAAGGACGCAAAGTACGTGCTGCATCTTATCCCCTCGGGGATCCTCCACAAAAATACCCTCTGCCTCATTGGTAACGGCGTTGTTGTCGAACCGGAAGCGCTCATAAAAGAGATAACCGATCTCAAAAAGAGAGGGATCAAGGTTGGCAGCAATCTCCTTATCAGCAAGAATGCCCACCTTATCATGCCCTATCACATTGCTCTTGATCAGGCAAGCGAACGGGCAAAGGGCAAAAAGAACATCGGGACTACAGGCAGGGGCATCGGCCCCACCTACGTTGACAAGATGGGACGATCAGGCATACGAGTCGGTGATCTGCTCACCCCTGATGCATTTCTTGAAAAACTGAAGATAAACCTTGTTCACGTGAACTTTCTTTTAAAAAACCTGTACAAGGCCCCGGTATTCAGCGCAGAAAAGGTTTTCAGGACATATATGAGTTATGCAAAAATACTCGGCAAGCATATTGCCGACACTGACATTGTCGTAAACAATGCGATGGCAGCAAAGAAAAACGTGCTCCTCGAAGGAGCACAGGGAACGCTGCTTGATATTGACCACGGCACGTATCCTTTCGTGACATCATCAAGCGCTATTGCAGGCGGCGCATGCACCGGCCTCGGCATCGGCCCTACGAGGATCAACAAGGTATTGGGCATTGTGAAGGCATACACGACCCGCGTCGGCAGCGGCCCTTTCCCTACAGAACTCCAGGACAAGACCGGAGAACTTATCAGGGAAAAGGGTGGCGAGTTCGGTTCAACAACAGGCAGAGCCCGGAGATGCGGCTGGCTCGATACCGTCATACTGAAGCACTCCTGCCGCATTAACGGCCTTTCAGGTATTGTACTCACCAAGCTTGATATCCTCGACGGCATGGATACCCTTAAGATATGCACGGCGTACAGATACAAGGGAAAGCTCATCAGGGAAATGCCGAAAGAGCTCTCGGTCCTTGAGAATTGCGTTCCCGTATACGAAAAAATTGCCGGCTGGCAAGAGAGCACCCTCGGCATAACGGATTTCAGGAAACTGCCCGGGAACGCACAGGCATACATAAAGCGTATCGAAGAACTTATCGGCGTTAAGGCCGCCATCGTCTCGACAGGACAAAAAAGGGATGAACTGATACTGCTTAAGGAGCCTTTCTGA
- a CDS encoding epoxyqueuosine reductase has translation MTLTEQLKKFSITAGADLVGIADLEEFKKGWRVIPDDLLLPYSAGISVAAHLDEEILSDITDGPTIAYAQHYREINAKLDGITAALVAWIKEQGFSVTAVPASCITDEGNLLGNISHKAVARMAGIGWQGKSLLIVSPEYGPRIRLATVLTDMPLVTDRPLKNRCGKCTECSKACPASAIRNVLANDRYESRDEALHFSRCVEKTLEFSTRPGIGARICGVCVKACPFGKRKR, from the coding sequence ATGACCCTGACGGAGCAACTTAAGAAATTCAGTATTACTGCAGGAGCTGATCTTGTCGGCATTGCAGACCTTGAGGAATTCAAGAAGGGCTGGAGGGTAATTCCGGACGACCTGCTGCTGCCATATTCTGCCGGCATATCTGTTGCCGCGCATCTGGATGAAGAAATCCTCAGTGATATAACAGATGGTCCTACGATCGCATACGCGCAGCATTACCGTGAGATAAACGCAAAGCTGGACGGTATCACCGCAGCGCTTGTTGCCTGGATAAAGGAGCAGGGCTTTTCTGTAACCGCAGTTCCGGCCTCATGTATCACAGACGAGGGTAACCTGCTGGGTAACATTTCACACAAGGCTGTTGCCCGCATGGCCGGGATCGGATGGCAGGGTAAAAGTCTTCTTATTGTCAGCCCGGAATACGGGCCTCGCATCAGGCTTGCAACAGTGCTGACAGACATGCCGCTGGTTACCGACAGACCTCTCAAAAACCGTTGCGGCAAGTGCACCGAATGCTCCAAGGCATGTCCCGCATCCGCAATCAGGAATGTTTTGGCAAACGACCGGTATGAAAGCCGCGATGAGGCCTTGCACTTCAGCAGGTGCGTGGAGAAGACCCTTGAATTTTCGACGAGACCGGGGATAGGTGCCAGGATCTGCGGCGTATGTGTAAAGGCCTGTCCTTTTGGAAAGAGGAAAAGGTGA
- a CDS encoding PilZ domain-containing protein yields the protein MRVRRKHERFVRRLESEFVGQGKNYRAISSDFSRYGLFIRTNHAFVPGTELDIVIHLPNGTDCKLKGLVRRSMKTPIVSLKNGMGIELISRDHNYIRFLKEFDPAEDGEPTMFSGEQRSHAQHKTQEQHHKPSSDPALDSVIIACDQCGAKNRVRRERLSHGPKCGKCGAPISLQS from the coding sequence CTGAGAGTTCGCCGAAAGCACGAACGGTTTGTTCGGAGGCTCGAGTCTGAGTTTGTCGGCCAGGGGAAAAACTATCGTGCAATTTCGAGCGATTTTTCGCGATACGGCCTCTTCATCAGGACAAACCATGCGTTTGTGCCCGGCACAGAGCTGGACATTGTTATTCACCTTCCCAACGGAACCGACTGCAAACTGAAGGGCCTTGTCAGGAGATCAATGAAGACACCCATTGTCTCTCTCAAAAATGGCATGGGCATTGAACTTATCAGCCGGGATCATAACTATATCAGATTTCTTAAGGAGTTCGATCCTGCCGAGGATGGTGAACCAACCATGTTCAGCGGTGAACAGCGCTCTCACGCGCAGCACAAGACTCAGGAGCAGCACCACAAACCGTCATCAGACCCTGCGTTGGACTCTGTTATTATCGCCTGCGATCAGTGCGGTGCAAAGAACAGGGTCCGCAGAGAACGACTTTCCCACGGCCCCAAATGCGGCAAATGCGGCGCTCCCATTTCTCTTCAGTCATAG
- a CDS encoding Crp/Fnr family transcriptional regulator encodes METVIKKQFIDAFPVFAKATEKLTSDLLSVASFQKFPKDLQVYREGDACAAIAFLLSGDIRVYKSGEGGREITLYEIGAGETCILNASCILSNLSYPAQAVAMEAGEMLLIPSNDFRRLVAGYEEMRNFVFNILSQRLAEVMALVEEIAFGRMDRRLMDYLVERSGDNRLTATHQKIADDLGTSREVVSRLLKDFERKGRITLSRNLIELKSF; translated from the coding sequence ATGGAAACAGTGATAAAGAAACAGTTCATTGACGCCTTTCCCGTATTTGCAAAAGCAACGGAGAAACTGACCTCTGACCTGCTTTCTGTTGCGAGTTTCCAGAAATTCCCCAAAGACCTTCAGGTTTACCGCGAGGGCGATGCCTGTGCTGCCATTGCCTTTCTGCTTTCCGGCGATATCAGAGTGTACAAGTCCGGTGAAGGCGGAAGGGAGATCACGCTCTATGAAATAGGCGCCGGCGAAACCTGCATTCTTAACGCATCCTGTATCCTTTCGAACCTTTCCTATCCTGCCCAGGCCGTTGCCATGGAAGCGGGCGAGATGCTCCTTATCCCTTCGAATGATTTCAGAAGGCTGGTTGCCGGGTATGAGGAGATGAGGAACTTTGTTTTCAATATCCTGAGCCAGAGGCTTGCCGAGGTGATGGCTCTCGTTGAAGAGATAGCATTCGGCCGTATGGACCGACGGCTGATGGATTATCTTGTGGAGAGATCCGGGGACAACAGACTGACAGCAACGCACCAGAAGATCGCGGATGACCTCGGCACTTCCCGGGAAGTTGTGAGCAGACTTCTCAAGGACTTTGAGCGCAAGGGCAGGATTACGCTATC